One Candidatus Binatia bacterium genomic window, CGCCCCGAGCAGAGCGATCATCGCCGTCGCCCCGGTTAGTTGTTTGAGAGTTTTCATATTTTTCTCCTTTCGTCGGTTGAGTTGATATTATTTTTATCGATTCACGCGAATTTGGCCTTGCATGGACTGATGTCGATTGCAGAAGTAGGCGTAAGTGCCCGGCTGCGTGAAGGTGAAGCTGAAGGTTGTACCTTTCCCGGCGAGGCGCATATCGAAGCGGCCGTCTTTGTTTTCGGGATTCCCCGAAGTGATCGTGTGGCCGATATCGTCTTCATTGATCCATGTCACCGTTGTGCCGGGTTTTACCTCGAGCTGGGCAGGCTGAAACTGAAAGAGCTTTACGGCCACCTTGGCGTCGGATGGCGATTTTTCCCCGGCAGTCAAACCGTTAATCGAGGCGCAGAGAAGCGCCAAAAAAATCCCTACCGCCAAAATTTCGACTTGTGGCCGCCGTTTCATAAAGTCCTTTTTTCTTTCATTTGCTTCTACGAACGTCGCTTGCGGTTTGGATTGCCTCATTTTCAAAAATCGCCATACCCTTGGAAACTCCTCGATCTCTATGGTAGTCCAGTCGCAATGACCGTTTCCCCGGACAATTCTGTTCAGCTCATTCAACAGATGGGGCAAGGGAATCGCGGCGCCTTTGAACTCTTTTACGAGCGCTACGCGCCGCTGGTTTTTTCCTTTGCCATGCGCCTCGTCCAGGAGCGCTCGGCGGCCGAGGACCTGCTCCAGGAAGTTTTCCTTCAAGTCTGGCGCGAGGCCGGGAATTACAGCCCGGCGCGCGGCACACCGGAGGCATGGATAATTACGATTACGCGGAGCCGGGGAATCGACCGGCTGCGTTCCATACGTAGAAGAGACAAGAGCTTCGTGCCGATAGCAGGCGCCGGCGGAAAGGAATACGATGGCAAGGTCGAGAGCGGCGCCGCGGTCTCGGACGCGAGAATCATGGTGAACAGCGCTTTGGCCGAGCTGCCGCCGCTCCAGCGAACGGTGCTGGAGCTGGCCTATTTCGACGGGCTCAGCCAGACGGAGATCGCCGGGCGGCTGAAAGAGCCGCTAGGAACGGTGAAGACGCGCATGCGCGCCGCGCTCGCGCGC contains:
- a CDS encoding plastocyanin/azurin family copper-binding protein; protein product: MKRRPQVEILAVGIFLALLCASINGLTAGEKSPSDAKVAVKLFQFQPAQLEVKPGTTVTWINEDDIGHTITSGNPENKDGRFDMRLAGKGTTFSFTFTQPGTYAYFCNRHQSMQGQIRVNR
- a CDS encoding sigma-70 family RNA polymerase sigma factor, whose product is MTVSPDNSVQLIQQMGQGNRGAFELFYERYAPLVFSFAMRLVQERSAAEDLLQEVFLQVWREAGNYSPARGTPEAWIITITRSRGIDRLRSIRRRDKSFVPIAGAGGKEYDGKVESGAAVSDARIMVNSALAELPPLQRTVLELAYFDGLSQTEIAGRLKEPLGTVKTRMRAALARLREIVGAEAG